Proteins co-encoded in one Papaver somniferum cultivar HN1 chromosome 5, ASM357369v1, whole genome shotgun sequence genomic window:
- the LOC113277195 gene encoding putative F-box/LRR-repeat protein At3g59160 isoform X1, with amino-acid sequence MIVPMLHDEDLNAQLFSNSPVLEELMLSNCYMMITKVLHISVASLKRLFITNSKMYSCKLNIYAPNLQSLTYNGMPEGYANTEHVFSSVVDAHIDITDESRANKNSKRQCGLKKLVEGISSVKILHISGSTLTSFFWGEMNQMMPIFHDLRRLDVSSKLSRCMFYALLNLLLKVPNLESVVIAQGFSSSQNYHDLDTFRRRECVLQQQKAVEVREIDGKHEDLDMIKFVLRNSPALQKMTIAFLSGLPQCRRDRVTKKILMLPKVSTCSLINFLA; translated from the exons ATGATAGTACCTATGCTACATGATGAGGACTTGAATGCGCAGTTATTTTCAAATTCCCCTGTCCTCGAAGAATTGATGTTGAGTAATTGTTACATGATGATAACAAAGGTTTTACATATTTCAGTTGCTTCATTGAAGCGGTTATTCATTACAAACTCCAAGATGTATAGTTGCAAGCTCAACATTTATGCACCAAATCTACAGTCTCTAACATACAATGGCATGCCAGAGGGTTATGCTAATACAGAGCATGTGTTTTCATCAGTAGTTGATGCACACATTGACATTACTGATGAAAGTCGTGCGAATAAAAATTCGAAGAGGCAGTGTGGCCTTAAAAAACTTGTTGAAGGCATTTCAAGTGTAAAGATCCTACACATTTCTGGCTCCACCCTCACG AGTTTCTTCTGGGGagagatgaatcagatgatgcctatttttcatgatttgagacgATTGGATGTGAGTTCAAAGCTTTCACGTTGCATGTTTTATGCGTTACTTAATCTCCTCCTTAAGGTGCCTAATTTGGAATCAGTTGTCATTGCTCAG GGTTTTTCTTCATCCCAAAACTATCATGATTTAGATACATTTAGGAGGCGGGAGTGTGTGTTACAACAGCAGAAAGCAGTCGAAGTTCGGGAGATTGATGGGAAACACGAAGACCTTGATATGATAAAATTCGTTTTACGGAACTCACCTGCCTTGCAGAAAATGACAATTGCATTCCTTTCAGGCTTACCGCAGTGCAGGCGGGATAGAGTAACGAAGAAGATACTGATGCTTCCAAAAGTCTCTACCTGTAGCTTGATCAATTTCTTGGCGTAA
- the LOC113277195 gene encoding putative F-box/LRR-repeat protein At3g59160 isoform X2: protein MLHDEDLNAQLFSNSPVLEELMLSNCYMMITKVLHISVASLKRLFITNSKMYSCKLNIYAPNLQSLTYNGMPEGYANTEHVFSSVVDAHIDITDESRANKNSKRQCGLKKLVEGISSVKILHISGSTLTSFFWGEMNQMMPIFHDLRRLDVSSKLSRCMFYALLNLLLKVPNLESVVIAQGFSSSQNYHDLDTFRRRECVLQQQKAVEVREIDGKHEDLDMIKFVLRNSPALQKMTIAFLSGLPQCRRDRVTKKILMLPKVSTCSLINFLA from the exons ATGCTACATGATGAGGACTTGAATGCGCAGTTATTTTCAAATTCCCCTGTCCTCGAAGAATTGATGTTGAGTAATTGTTACATGATGATAACAAAGGTTTTACATATTTCAGTTGCTTCATTGAAGCGGTTATTCATTACAAACTCCAAGATGTATAGTTGCAAGCTCAACATTTATGCACCAAATCTACAGTCTCTAACATACAATGGCATGCCAGAGGGTTATGCTAATACAGAGCATGTGTTTTCATCAGTAGTTGATGCACACATTGACATTACTGATGAAAGTCGTGCGAATAAAAATTCGAAGAGGCAGTGTGGCCTTAAAAAACTTGTTGAAGGCATTTCAAGTGTAAAGATCCTACACATTTCTGGCTCCACCCTCACG AGTTTCTTCTGGGGagagatgaatcagatgatgcctatttttcatgatttgagacgATTGGATGTGAGTTCAAAGCTTTCACGTTGCATGTTTTATGCGTTACTTAATCTCCTCCTTAAGGTGCCTAATTTGGAATCAGTTGTCATTGCTCAG GGTTTTTCTTCATCCCAAAACTATCATGATTTAGATACATTTAGGAGGCGGGAGTGTGTGTTACAACAGCAGAAAGCAGTCGAAGTTCGGGAGATTGATGGGAAACACGAAGACCTTGATATGATAAAATTCGTTTTACGGAACTCACCTGCCTTGCAGAAAATGACAATTGCATTCCTTTCAGGCTTACCGCAGTGCAGGCGGGATAGAGTAACGAAGAAGATACTGATGCTTCCAAAAGTCTCTACCTGTAGCTTGATCAATTTCTTGGCGTAA
- the LOC113277195 gene encoding putative F-box/FBD/LRR-repeat protein At5g44950 isoform X3: MYSCKLNIYAPNLQSLTYNGMPEGYANTEHVFSSVVDAHIDITDESRANKNSKRQCGLKKLVEGISSVKILHISGSTLTSFFWGEMNQMMPIFHDLRRLDVSSKLSRCMFYALLNLLLKVPNLESVVIAQGFSSSQNYHDLDTFRRRECVLQQQKAVEVREIDGKHEDLDMIKFVLRNSPALQKMTIAFLSGLPQCRRDRVTKKILMLPKVSTCSLINFLA, encoded by the exons ATGTATAGTTGCAAGCTCAACATTTATGCACCAAATCTACAGTCTCTAACATACAATGGCATGCCAGAGGGTTATGCTAATACAGAGCATGTGTTTTCATCAGTAGTTGATGCACACATTGACATTACTGATGAAAGTCGTGCGAATAAAAATTCGAAGAGGCAGTGTGGCCTTAAAAAACTTGTTGAAGGCATTTCAAGTGTAAAGATCCTACACATTTCTGGCTCCACCCTCACG AGTTTCTTCTGGGGagagatgaatcagatgatgcctatttttcatgatttgagacgATTGGATGTGAGTTCAAAGCTTTCACGTTGCATGTTTTATGCGTTACTTAATCTCCTCCTTAAGGTGCCTAATTTGGAATCAGTTGTCATTGCTCAG GGTTTTTCTTCATCCCAAAACTATCATGATTTAGATACATTTAGGAGGCGGGAGTGTGTGTTACAACAGCAGAAAGCAGTCGAAGTTCGGGAGATTGATGGGAAACACGAAGACCTTGATATGATAAAATTCGTTTTACGGAACTCACCTGCCTTGCAGAAAATGACAATTGCATTCCTTTCAGGCTTACCGCAGTGCAGGCGGGATAGAGTAACGAAGAAGATACTGATGCTTCCAAAAGTCTCTACCTGTAGCTTGATCAATTTCTTGGCGTAA
- the LOC113277155 gene encoding F-box protein At3g07870-like, translated as MGSCDGLVCLWFQFLDSLFLWNPATREYKELPNSKIYNVCMVAFGYDYRSKDYKLLAVDCQGLFKVYSLGSNSWKTIGNVPYLYTYREAEVIPIGDCHWLAKRRQDFSDVLVSPNTSNEIFKEIELPKEPLDTGFKFRNLTVLEGCLCVFVNANCVHLEVWVMQDYGVRESWTKRCVITHDKIMSCRM; from the coding sequence ATGGGGTCTTGTGATGGTCTGGTGTGCCTATGGTTCCAGTTCCTGGATTCCCTTTTCCTTTGGAATCCAGCCACAAGGGAGTACAAAGAATTACCAAACTCAAAAATATATAATGTCTGTATGGTTGCATTTGGTTATGATTACAGGAGTAAAGACTACAAGCTACTAGCTGTTGATTGTCAAGGTTTATTCAAAGTCTATTCGCTAGGATCAAATTCATGGAAAACCATTGGAAATGTACCTTATTTATATACTTATCGTGAAGCCGAGGTGATTCCTATTGGAGATTGTCACTGGTTAGCCAAAAGGAGGCAAGACTTTTCCGATGTTTTAGTCTCTCCAAACACCAGCAACGAGATATTCAAAGAAATTGAACTACCAAAAGAACCTTTGGATACGGGTTTTAAGTTTCGCAATTTGACGGTGTTGGAAGGGTGCCTGTGTGTATTTGTTAATGCTAATTGCGTTCACCTTGAAGTATGGGTAATGCAGGACTATGGAGTTCGGGAATCTTGGACCAAGCGTTGTGTCATTACCCATGATAAAATTATGAGTTGCCGGATGTAG